Proteins from one Salarias fasciatus chromosome 14, fSalaFa1.1, whole genome shotgun sequence genomic window:
- the LOC115400905 gene encoding interferon-induced very large GTPase 1-like: MSLKLSKRPSSKKKKLLKVNAQTEIFHKLGLETYWTTPLDPASILDISTWTLKSQTALTPQDLPKSFLQRLWALRKDARSTSCKTPQNVDGDDKSPQENCNGSEEEIQPVVHPLDLVTAVFMSSNTFLHQEITMRMAQCQFAIPLILPNIDPDEPSNFLLWPLRSVVSQWLSHSVGDNKKVHEGDLASTCMPMVSCIKLGHCGISKSQVLNHIMSGPRSDRETFLHKGLDGGQLPRRLSNGLVELGWYLPSGDINKDNLPVPMVISNLRGDASAHEKCFSLLCQASSVVVAFCGDLREKERQLLLSCKHMACKLILIDLSDSEMNENRVVGFVGHNLEEHMGLPEGSVISGKSLDENELANKLCNSLKNLLPDQVRLVTLEAAAQLAAEVGFNVDEGAVCKKAMTTVDEVLKGLDGGSSEFKMKQLPLQGPLWIRLSQIEKEESKQKKEGQEIDSQMLKEKKDILAELRSYKMTPSMKIFTDSLFTADKVERTYFLNWLKMKLHLMQTAKHNDPQEHFAYLHVERSEDTPEHLNPQKNGVSGNTDDTDSFCTDSTFEEEMDVSPGGNEFQVSEEECEKGKKSPHILPTADKTQEKEELQSIHTPVIMQELDAASNEKILETTSVCDEQIHSQGSETQVCQSEENDAVSCDRKQPDEPEVTLAMPEADSTFEQQASLETSSEYQLQPFELDPTSLGLEHFLREMGLIFELTHVNPGSGSHNVLRLPSLAADLLLYGVPLELMDGDASSIPACWLSCVFAELKRRLPKDQCRTRVLTNLGVHHARNAETLSALFGVKFHEGKKRASRGMYMLLLGLPHNLREDMECDFLLLLDVEGLCSVPQDNENVLVHDNAMATFAIGLSDVLLHNIASHSEYELETNIAVIVSALLRNKECGSMPICELLVQDVGINSILQASQLGRVSEMLQPESDGIGIGKAALDPSGTTCISGPWLNVTLSEPLDPHYSEAVLELKENLFKALKKSATKSEAPSLPDLIKRLYDVWDMIKGESFSIGLQNTDIALAFSLLCTKLSKWNTGFLDNMEFWLMGATQKIVATKVKALDATVQNELLSKLKGEATEEVKTEVGKMKSEVEAYLMENESLKANAETFRPIFFTNMCNLQDRVTEQMIQKLETISESHCSSTQLENFQALLEKEQESVLHALVEKSRSTKVIFEDTELEEEFEAVWSKALSIFDFRPSETDDITARVIDILRENLNSRGLQKHIKKLDTIGENQTNGFQVYDEHFGYRSRLKHMFEDNNRLQRLKAQQLAGSIIEEYHQFVKNKHSLLADFSDSYITELLENVEKALTENSLEIRSVFEVDLKVYLCNAASHDFQELHDRFAKDRELLTFINATKSMHSAEFIYNFRKRDQCHRLAQTFTSMVFKPTVLDFVNRPLGANIVEEILGKAQEYQSPQAIHKSLLEELIKEDSFESFLEYLNSFDNCRRRKIQKAVEAHISESTNIGIWRQQRLGEVVGKIAAAVSQTTEGGSGVLTDAKPLLEMVCLTLEGDGDVVVNKTLLNGPLFSFTTEWDRFVKYLMEFLATMRLNLVQEFSQSVDVTQLLDSLSLQPQDHLFEKVRGCDKQCPFCKAPCDEDKGHEVHKASLHRPIGMLLYDPTSLSFITGPVSMTDGNSDHDRNHQDASMTCNNLNSFYANWASSTEGQNTQKTNDYWRYVLARFNERFAEEFGQEPAKIPEDWMKLTQEDALDCLK, encoded by the exons ATGTCACTGAAACTCTCCAAGAGGCcgagcagcaagaagaaaa AACTTCTAAAGGTGAATGCTCAGACAGAGATCTTTCATAAGCTTGGTCTGGAGACCTACTGGACTACACCTCTGGACCCTGCATCTATATTAGACATCAGTACCTGGACTTTGAAGAGCCAAACTGCTCTTACTCCTCAGGACCTGCCAAAATCTTTCCTTCAACGCCTTTGGGCGCTTCGCAAAGATGCTCGGAGTACTTCAtgcaaaactccacaaaatGTTGACGGCGACGATAAGTCACCTCAGGAAAACTGCAATGGTTCCGAAGAGGAAATCCAGCCTGTTGTCCACCCCCTTGATCTGGttacagctgtgtttatgtCTTCCAACACTTTCCTACATCAGGAGATCACTATGCGCATGGCACAATGCCAGTTTGCTATACCTCTGATCCTTCCCAACATAGATCCAGATGAACCCAGTAACTTCCTCCTTTGGCCTTTGAGAAGTGTTGTCAGCCAGTGGTTGTCTCACTCTGTGGGTGACAACAAGAAAGTCCATGAGGGAGACTTGGCAAGCACCTGCATGCCAATGGTTTCATGCATAAAGCTTGGTCATTGTGGGATCTCCAAGTCACAGGTACTAAACCATATCATGAGTGGGCCCAGGTCTGATAGGGAAACGTTTCTCCACAAGGGGTTGGATGGAGGGCAGCTGCCCCGAAGACTATCCAATGGCCTGGTTGAACTTGGATGGTATTTGCCTAGTGGAGACATCAACAAAGATAATCTCCCTGTACCTATGGTAATCTCTAATCTACGTGGTGACGCCAGTGCTCATGAGAAATGCTTCAGCCTTCTGTGTCAAGCATCTTCAGTTGTTGTAGCTTTCTGTGGAGATCTTagggagaaggagagacagCTTCTTTTATCCTGCAAACATATGGCATGCAAGCTCATACTGATTGATCTGTCAGACTCTGAGATGAATGAAAACCGAGTTGTTGGATTTGTTGGTCACAATCTTGAAGAGCACATGGGCCTGCCTGAAGGGTCTGTGATTTCAGGAAAATCTCTGGATGAGAACGAGCTGGCCAATAAGCTATGTAACAGCCTGAAGAATCTGCTGCCAGATCAAGTGAGACTTGTCACCCTTGAGGCTGCAGCACAGTTAGCAGCAGAGGTAGGTTTTAACGTGGATGAAGGCGCAGTCTGTAAAAAGGCAATGACCACAGTGGACGAAGTTTTGAAAGGTTTAGATGGGGGATCGTCTGAATTTAAGATGAAACAACTTCCATTGCAGGGACCTTTGTGGATCAGATTGTCTCAAATAGAAAAAGAGGAGAGTAAGCAGAAAAAGGAAGGTCAGGAAATCGATTCCCAAATgctaaaggaaaagaaagatatCTTGGCTGAGTTGAGGAGCTACAAAATGACTCCATCCATGAAGATTTTCACCGATTCACTTTTCACAGCAGATAAAGTCGAAAGAACTTATTTTCTGAATTGGCTCAAGATGAAGCTTCACCTCATGCAAACAGCAAAACATAATGATCCACAGGAGCATTTTGCATATCTGCATGTAGAAAGGAGTGAAGACACACCTGAACATTTGAATCCACAAAAAAATGGTGTCAGTGGGAACACAGACGACACTGATAGTTTCTGCACAGATTCAACATTTGAAGAGGAAATGGATGTATCACCTGGAGGCAATGAATTCCAAGTTTCTGAAGAAGAGtgtgaaaaagggaaaaagtcCCCACACATTCTTCCGACTGCTGACaagacacaagaaaaagaagaacttCAGTCAATTCACACTCCTGTCATAATGCAAGAACTAGATGcagcatcaaatgaaaaaatCTTGGAAACCACATCAGTTTGTGATGAACAAATTCATTCACAAGGCTCAGAAACCCAAGTCTGTCAGTCTGAAGAAAATGATGCTGTGAGCTGCGACAGGAAACAGCCAGATGAACCAGAAGTGACATTAGCAATGCCAGAAGCAGATTCTACTTTTGAACAGCAAGCGTCTCTTGAGACTTCCTCTGAATATCAGCTACAGCCCTTCGAACTGGATCCAACCTCATTAGGGCTCGAGCACTTCCTGCGTGAAATGGGTCTGATTTTTGAGTTAACACACGTCAATCCTGGCAGTGGCAGTCACAATGTGCTGCGACTCCCTAGCCTGGCTGCTGATCTCCTTCTCTATGGAGTTCCTCTTGAACTCATGGATGGAGACGCTTCCAGTATTCCAGCTTGCTGGCTAAGCTGTGTTTTTGCAGAGCTCAAACGCCGTTTGCCTAAAGATCAGTGCAGAACCCGAGTGTTGACCAACCTCGGTGTGCATCACGCAAGGAATGCTGAGActctttctgctttgtttgGGGTGAAATTCCatgaagggaagaaaagagCAAGTAGAGGGATGTACATGCTTCTCCTTGGTCTTCCTCACAATCTCAGAGAGGACATGGAGTGTGACTTTCTTTTGTTGCTTGATGTCGAAGGTCTCTGCTCAGTCCCACAGGACAATGAAAATGTGTTGGTCCACGACAATGCAATGGCCACATTTGCAATCGGATTGAGTGATGTTCTCTTGCATAACATTGCCTCTCACAGTGAATACGAGCTGGAAACAAATATTGCGGTTATTGTCAGTGCTCTTCTCCGCAATAAAGAGTGTGGGTCCATGCCGATTTGTGAACTACTGGTCCAGGATGTTGGCATAAATAGCATCCTCCAAGCCTCACAGTTAGGACGCGTTTCTGAGatgctgcagccagagagcgATGGTATTGGAATCGGCAAAGCTGCACTGGACCCAAGTGGTACTACATGTATCAGTGGGCCTTGGTTAAATGTGACACTTTCTGAACCACTTGATCCACACTACAGTGAGGCAGTTCTAGAGCTTAAGGAAAATCTTTTCAAAGCATTGAAGAAGTCTGCTACTAAGTCTGAAGCCCCCAGTTTGCCTGACCTTATAAAACGATTGTACGATGTTTGGGATATGATAAAAGGAGAATCATTCTCCATTGGTCTCCAAAACACTGACATTGCTTTagcattttctttattgtgcACAAAGCTTTCAAAGTGGAACACTGGCTTCCTGGATAACATGGAGTTTTGGCTCATGGGGGCAACTCAGAAAATCGTTGCCACAAAAGTGAAAGCTCTGGATGCTACAGTCCAGAACGAGCTCTTGAGCAAACTGAAAGGTGAAGCCACAGAGGAAGTTAAAACAGAGGTGGGCAAAATGAAATCAGAAGTCGAAGCCTATCTGATGGAAAATGAATCTCTCAAAGCAAATGCTGAAACATTCAGACCAATCTTTTTCACCAACATGTGTAACCTCCAAGACAGAGTTACAGAGCAGATGATACAAAAATTAGAAACAATCAGTGAGAGTCACTGTTCTTCCACACAGTTGGAAAACTTTCAGGCCTTATTGGAGAAAGAACAAGAGTCTGTGCTACATGCACTGGTAGAGAAAAGCAGGTCAACAAAAGTCATTTTTGAAGATACAGAGCTGGAAGAGGAATTTGAGGCTGTGTGGAGTAAAGCACTGTCCATATTTGACTTCAGGCCCTCAGAGACTGATGACATTACTGCAAGGGTGATAGATATTCTGAGAGAGAATCTAAACAGCCGAGGGCTgcagaaacacataaaaaagCTTGATACCATTGGGGAAAATCAGACCAATGGCTTCCAAGTTTATGATGAACACTTTGGATACCGAAGCAGATTGAAACACATGTTTGAAGACAACAACCGACTGCAGAGATTGAAAGCTCAGCAGCTGGCGGGCAGCATCATAGAGGAATACCATCAGTttgtcaaaaataaacacagcttACTAGCAGACTTCTCTGACAGCTACATTACAGAACTGctggaaaatgttgaaaaagctTTGACGGAAAACTCTTTGGAAATCCGATCTGTTTTTGAAGTGGATCTGAAAGTTTATCTCTGCAACGCTGCAAGCCATGACTTTCAAGAACTACATGACCGCTTTGCTAAGGACAGAGAACTATTGACATTCATCAATGCAACCAAGAGCATGCACTCAGCAGAGTTTATCTATAACTTCAGGAAGAGAGACCAATGCCACAGGTTGGCCCAAACATTCACGTCAATGGTCTTTAAACCAACAGTTTTGGATTTTGTAAACAGGCCACTGGGAGCAAATATTGTGGAAGAGATACTCGGTAAAGCCCAAGAGTATCAGTCCCCACAGGCAATCCACAAAAGCTTACTGGAGGAGCTGATTAAAGAAGACAGCTTTGAAAGCTTCTTGGAGTATTTGAATTCCTTTGACAACTGTAGGCGGAGGAAGATCCAGAAGGCGGTGGAGGCCCACATCTCTGAATCAACAAACATAGGTATATGGAGACAACAGCGACTTGGAGAAGTTGTCGGAAAGATCGCAGCTGCAGTCAGCCAAACAACCGAGGGAGGCAGTGGGGTGCTGACTGATGCAAAGCCACTGCTAGAGATGGTGTGTCTGACTTTAGAGGGAGATGGGGATGTTGTTGTCAACAAGACCCTGCTAAATGGGCCCCTCTTTAGTTTTACCACAGAATGGGACCGTTTCGTTAAATATCTGATGGAGTTTTTGGCTACGATGCGATTAAATCTTGTCCAGGAGTTTTCCCAAAGTGTGGACGTCACCCAGCTTCTTGACTCCCTTTCACTTCAGCCCCAAGACCATCTGTTTGAAAAGGTTCGAGGCTGTGATAAGCAATGCCCCTTCTGCAAAGCCCCCTGTGATGAAGACAAAGGGCACGAGGTGCACAAGGCTTCACTCCACCGGCCCATAGGCATGCTGCTGTATGACCCAACGTCTCTGTCCTTTATCACGGGTCCTGTAAGCATGACTGATGGAAACTCAGACCACGACAGGAACCACCAGGATGCATCCATGACATGCAACAACCTCAATTCTTTCTATGCAAACTGGGCCTCTTCCACTGAGGGCCAAAACACCCAGAAGACAAATGATTACTGGAg GTATGTGTTGGCAAGGTTTAATGAGAGGTTTGCTGAAGAATTTGGGCAGGAACCAGCAAAGATACCGGAGGACTGGATGAAACTCACTCAGGAGGATGCCTTGGACTGTCTGAAGtga